The Acidobacteriota bacterium region CCTTGACCACCAGGATCTTCTTCTTTTCGGGCCTGAGCCCCAGGGTCCAGAGTTGCTCGAGGCTTCGGGGGGCCATTCGAATACTGGTCAGCACCAGGGTGTTTTGGCGCGGTGTTTCCAGCACCGCCGTCACTCCCTGATCGAAGACCCCCTGGCCGCCGTGGCGCGGACGGCTTTCGGTGGAGCGCCCGTCGGCGATGGACCGGATGCGGCCTTGGACCCGCAGGGGACGGCCGTGTAGGGCGTCGCTCCCGGCGCCCACCGTCAACTCGATCGACTGCCGCACCCCCATCTGCACGCAGGCGGACACGGCCTGGGGATCGTACAGCGACACCAGGGCCTCCGAGGCCTGCTGGCTCAGGATTTCCTCCAGCAGGATGGTGGAGTCGCCCGGACTGCCGCCGCCGACGTTGTCCCCCACATCCATCAGCACAATCGGGCCGCCTGCTTCCCGGGCAGCGTTGCGGACGGCCTCGGCCGGACCGGGAAGGTCGCTGAGGAATTCCCTGCGGCGCTGCCAGCCTCTCTCCGCCAGCCAGCGGGCTGCTTTGCGCGCCAGTTCCTGGTCTCCGTCGGCGATGGCCAGAAAGGAGGCTCCCATCTCTTCCACGTCGGAATAGTAGAACCCCATGGCCGTGCTGGCCGAGAGAATCCCCGGCCATTCCAGCACCGACTCGACGTCCCGGTAGAGCTCCCTGGCGGGCGCTTCCTCCGTGTATTGACGGGTGATGTTGAGCAGCAGGGGGGGCTGCTCCAGGGCCTGGACCGGGGCAATTTCACCCCGCAGGGTCCGCGCCATCAGGTCGGCCGCCTCCAGGCCGCGCTCTCTCTGGTCCAGGTGGGGGTTGGACCGGTAGACCACGATGCCGTTGGTGTTGCGGGCCATCTTGTCGGAGACGTTGGCATGCAGGTCGATCACGATCAGGATGGGAATCCGGGGCCCCAGGACCTGGCGAAAGCGGGCGGCCAGCTCTCCGTCGGCGTCGGGGTAGCTCTCGGACACGGCCGCCCCGTGCAAGGCGACCAGCAACCCGTCCAGTGGCAGGGCCGCGCGCAGGGCTCCGGTCAGATCGGCAGCCAGCTCTTCGAAGGAGTCGCCGGGAATAGGGGCTGAGGGGATGCCGTAGGCGGCCATCAGCGGAACCGGCTCGAACTTGAATTCCCGGGCGCCCTCCAGGAATCCACCCAGTTGGTGGTGGGTACCCTCCCAGCGCTCCAGCAGCGCTTTCCCGCGAGTCAGGTCGGTGTCCTTGAAGTGCTGGTAGGGGGTGGGGATGGGGGAAAAGCTGTTGGACTCGTGCAGAAATCCGGCGATGCCGACGCGTTTCATGCAATCTCCTTGGGACGGCCCGGGGGGTCAGGTCAGCCGCTGGAAGCCGGTTTGCTTGACGGGGCCTCCGATTCGACGCTCGATGTCTCCTTTCTCGATGGCCTCGGCCAACTCCTGGAACACCGGTTCCACGGCGACGGCGTAGGCCTCCACGTGGTGGGGCTGGTGAGCCAGGGTCAACTGGACCCGGGGCGCCGCCATGTAGCCGGCCTTCAGCATGCGCACCGTGAACAGCGTCTCGAGAGCCAGGACTTCAGGATGGTCCAGCACGAAGCCGGCGTTCACGTTGTGGCCGTTAACGGAAAGCGGCAGTCCATACTTGGCTCCCAGCGACAGCCAGACCTGCTTGATCTTCTCACCGATTCCGTCCACGTGGCTGACCACGTCGATGCGCATCATCTTGCGAATGGCCGCCAGCGCGGCCGCCGGGCCCACCCCCTCGGTCCAGAAGGAACTGGAGATGAAGGATCCCTGGGCCGCCTGCATGGTGGCCTCGGTGCCGATCACCGCTCCCATGGGGTGACCGTTGGCCGTCGACTTGGCGAATACCGCCATATCGGGGAAGACGCCATACCTGAGGTGAGCTCCTCCCAGGGCATGCTTCCAGCCGCTGGAAACCTCGTCGAAGATCAGCTTGGCGCCGTGCTTGTTGCAGAGATCCTTCACTCCCTGCAGGAAGCCGGGAGGGGGATGGTCGCCTCGAGTGGCTTCCATGACTACTGCGGCCAGGGGCTCGTTGGTGGTCTCGAAGATCTGCTCCAGTTGGTCCAGCCGGCCGAATTGGAAGGGAAGGGTGGTGCCGCCCAGTTTGAAAGGTACGCCGGCCGGGTCCAGGCCCTTCAGCAGGTGGTCTCCCAGTCTGTCCTGGTCGGTGCCCACGTTGGTGGCCATGTACCAGTCGTGCCAGCCGTGGTAGCCGCAAATGGCGACCCTCTGGCGCCCGGTAGCCGCCCGGGCGATACGCACGGCCACCGTCAGGGACTCTCCGCCGGCCCGGGTGAAGCGGGCATTCTGCGCCCAGGGATGCAGTTGCAGCATCAGGCGGGCCACCTCCACCTCCTCGGGTACGTTC contains the following coding sequences:
- a CDS encoding M81 family metallopeptidase, which translates into the protein MKRVGIAGFLHESNSFSPIPTPYQHFKDTDLTRGKALLERWEGTHHQLGGFLEGAREFKFEPVPLMAAYGIPSAPIPGDSFEELAADLTGALRAALPLDGLLVALHGAAVSESYPDADGELAARFRQVLGPRIPILIVIDLHANVSDKMARNTNGIVVYRSNPHLDQRERGLEAADLMARTLRGEIAPVQALEQPPLLLNITRQYTEEAPARELYRDVESVLEWPGILSASTAMGFYYSDVEEMGASFLAIADGDQELARKAARWLAERGWQRRREFLSDLPGPAEAVRNAAREAGGPIVLMDVGDNVGGGSPGDSTILLEEILSQQASEALVSLYDPQAVSACVQMGVRQSIELTVGAGSDALHGRPLRVQGRIRSIADGRSTESRPRHGGQGVFDQGVTAVLETPRQNTLVLTSIRMAPRSLEQLWTLGLRPEKKKILVVKGVVAPRAAYEPIAYRTILVDTAGSTSANPAHFSYRNVRRSLYPLEEDLTYPV